Part of the Pyricularia oryzae 70-15 chromosome 3, whole genome shotgun sequence genome, GAAGCACCCTCTTGTGCCACCAGTTATTTTCTCTGTCCCAGTCTCGAAGGCTTTTGCAGGTAACACTGTCCTTGAACTTCTCAACCGTAGACGTGAGCAGTAGCCTTTGGGCGATTGGCGTCAATCCATAATCTAAGCTGTTCCGTTAGTTTCTTGCCCGGGACTGAGTGCTTACTTGCTTGCACAGGCCACACGGATGACTTACCATCCAAGAGTTCTGGGTGTGCCCGAAGCAATGGCCTCCAGGCCATCGGTGGTATCTTCTCAAATATCGAATCAAATTTGGCATCGTCCTCGATATATTTTGCCGCCTTCAATTCATCATAAAGCGGCAGCCTAAAGCCATCCAAGGCTGTCGTCTTGCCATCGAAAAACTCATAGGTCGCTTGGTCGATTGGCCACCGCCATATGCTCTTGAGCGTCAAATAGTCGGAACCGCGGTATTCCTGGTCAGGCTGAACCCCACTTTCCAAGAGCGTCAACAAGAGCTCTCGGAGAGAGGGTATCAGCTCACTATGCTCGCCTATCAGAGCTGCTTTAAAAATCATCAAACTTGCCTGCTTATTTGCGATCAGCACACTGTCTCCGCTGCGACCACTCGTTCGCTGGAAGCAAGGGAGTCATACCTGCCATATTGACTGCCCGTTTTCATCCACGTCTGTCGGAAAGCCCTTGCCGGTTCGGAAGAACGACTTTATTCTGTCTATGCTTGCCTCCAGATCCTCAGGCTTAGCGACGCGCTGGTGTATTTCTGGAAACTCGGTCTTCCATGCCCACATCGCCCAAGGGAAGCTTGCGCTGAACTGGTCAAGCACCTTGAAGACCGGCGAGTCCCCGCGCCTAATTTGGCGCGTTATCCGCAGGATGGGATATGTAGAAAAGGCGCCCCCTTTGAAGCGGTGGTCCCAACCGACCGTCACGTATTTCCCCCTAAGGCCGGGTAACCAACAAACACTCCAGGATGGCAAGTAGGCGCAGTAGGTCTGCCTCATGTCGCCACTTTCATAGTAAGGGCAGTCTTGCCTGTGCTGGTAGAGGGACTGGGACACGATGCTGGCTTTCATTATGGCCCGACGCGTCAGCAATCTGACGCAATTGCAGTCCTTGCTGTCGAGATTATCCAGTGCTCTCTTGTTTGCCGCGAGAACTACTGCCGTGCTCTCATTGACATTGCTGTTGGTAATCGTGTTAGCTGGGACCTTTTGGTTGATGTCTACGGCGGCTTGGTTGTAAAACTGTTGACGCAGCAGCCTCATTTCATCCATAAACTCCTTCTTCGCCTGCTCGACAAACTCTTGTGCGCCTGCAACTGCACTTTCGATACGAGCAGTAGAAGCAAGTGTCTCGACACCCAGAGCCTCTGCCCGGATATGTCCCTCTGAGACTTTGTCCAGTTTTTCGCTGTATTCCAAAAGATTAATTACCAAACTCGCGGAAATAAGCCGGGGAAAGGCGCCCAGGATAGCATGGACGTACATAACCTGAACATGCAGGTGCGCAGGCAATCCTCCCAACCATACCATCTGCTCTTGATGAACCTTGTCGAGCGCCTCTTTGATCTCTTCCTTGTCCCATACTGCTTTGATACCACCACGAACCAACTCCCATTTTCTCTCTTGGCCCCTTGGGAACACTCGCTCCAGGAGCTCTTTCGCCTCGTGTATAGAATCCAGAAGAGGTTGCGAGCTCAACAATATGCTCTTGGCGTGGATACCTGACTTTTCCAGTATCTGCATAATACACATAATTTTGGAGGCGCGCTCTGCAATCTCTTTATGCTTCTGTCGAATGTCTTTCGGTGCGTTCTTTATCAGCTTGACCTGCTTGGCCACCTCAAAGACGTGACCGGTCAATTCCAGGCAGGAACAGATTAGTCCTACGGTCTCTGCCATCTTCTTGACTGCACTTTGAGTCTTTCTCGAGAGTCTGTTGCGTATAGGGTATGTAGAAGGAAATCGACAAGAACATCAGGGTGTTTAAAGTGGGACGCTGAGCAAATGTTGTTATTCCCTAGGTGTCTCTCGATTAATGGAATCCAAGCCAAGCAAGGCCTGGGTTGGCTTCATCTCACAGGAAATCAAGACCCTTTTAGGGGGCTCCCGACGCCTCCAAGCGCGAACGCTTCTGGGCCGCAAAAGCAGCAGGAAACCCCCGACTGTCATCTTTTCCCCTTGAACAACCCCTGTTCCTCAAGAGCGGCAACCTGCGGAGGTACATCGCCCCCTTCCATTCTCCTGCATCGTAGCGCTGGAAGAAGCGCCCATAGACACATCTCTTCCCGAATACGTCGAATCAGCGGCGGGTTCCGATACATTATCAACCAGAGCAGACGCTGGAATCGTCCGAGTTTGCGCTCCTGGAACAAAGTGGGTGTGGATGCTCATGCAGGTTTGGTCGTTGGGCATGTAAGATAGTGGGGGGAGCCAGTAGGAAGTCTGGCGTCCTTGTTTATGATGCGTGGAGTGGGCGCCATGTCGGAACAAGTCTGGGTCGACGGGCGGTTCGATGACTGGGCACTCGGGCTTGGTGTGGACCAGGGGACTCGCTGACGGCTCAAAGGACTCCCAACACTACCCATCTTTGCTGTTCTAGGATGCCTTTTTGCCGTGCTATTCGTCGCATTTTGGGAGGCCATCCTTGGAAGCGAAGCTTGGAAACCCGCCCAAGTAGGAAAACAACCCACAGGGCTCATGCATACATTTATTGGGGCGGCGCTTGATGGTGGGGAGGGCGCCGACCTGAAGGCATCCTGTCGTTTTTATGGTTCCAACATGTCGATTTGGCGCAAAAAAGGTATTGCAACAGGGCCGTTGGATgatgcatttttttttcctcttttttttcgccctgTATAAACCAAAACCGTGCACAATTGCAAACTTGGCCTCGCCTCGCTCTGTATTGGTCAATTGATCGTGGTGGGACAGGTGCGACCGGGCGGAAAGCTAGCGCCCCAGAGCGGGAGAGGCGGATCGTATTACCCACCCTAAAGTTGTCCAACCCACGCAATACGATCGCGGCCGTGGGGGTGTTGATTGCCGGTCGCACTGCTTACAGTCGGCGAGGAGATAGAAAGGAAATAAGGGTTAATTTAGCGCGGGCGCGGGTGAAATTTCAACGATCCTTGGTGGTTTTGCCGCCATGATACCTGCCGTATAATGCGGTTCCTCGTGGTACACTCATGTGCTATGACACGGCGAACACGGCAAAGATTATGTGGCAGCTGGCATCCTGGCAGCACCACCCTAGGGATAGGATCTTACACGCCATCCGCGCTAAATTAACCctttctatcttctttattatCCTGGCCGACCGTATTCCTTGCTTGGCGGGCGACGGATTGTGGGTTAGGGGATTATTGTTGGCACTCCTAGTGTCGCTAGACCAATCCTTATCGGGAgcaaaggaaacaaaagcaACAAAACAAGATAGGTAAAGTAAATTATTTTCAGATTGTCAAGGAGCCCTGTATATTCTCCCTATCTGCTACGTGCGACCCAATACATCCACTCACTAAAACCACGCCCCAGAAAGCCCTGAACCAGGCCTGGCAGTGGAAAGGTCTTCCATGCAGCCCTTGACAAAGGCACCAAAACCGCCCCGACATTTCTCGCGAAAGCCTCTGCTGGGCTCCCTAGTTCCCGCAGAGTTTTTGAAGAACCCCACTTTGAGAACTGTTTGCCCGTTCCATGTTGGGTATTCCCTCTTATATTGGGCTTTGTACTGTTTCACAAACGGCTCCAGCTGCCTGTTGGGAACACAGCACATGATTCCTACAGCGGTGTTTTCGCGGCGGTGGATAGGGGCCCTGGCGATGCCTATGGATTTGGAAGAGCGTTAgttgggttttctttttgtgttGTCTTTTCTTGTGTCAACAGCACAACTGATGCAAGACCGATATACCAGGAAAACGGGTCTCTGTGGATTCCTTAATACTCACCACCGTGACCGCTGTTGCCTTGTACCGACTCTGGCTGACCAAAATGAAAAGCTATCATGGAGACATCGAAATAACACCAGCCATCGACGGCATCCCTGGAATTGACAGGGCAGGAGCCGCCGTCCTTAGGGTCGGCAGGGAGGTTGTAGGAAATTTCCTGCTGGCCATTTTTTGGTTTACTTGTTCCGCGCGCAGGAGAAGCAATGGCGAATGGGAGCAGAAGGCCGAAAACGAGGGCATTGTAAAGTTGCATTTTTCTCTTGTCGATGAAGAGAATACTAAGCGAGAGTGGGTCTAATAAATTAGAAATTTGAATGAAGGAAAGGAACGAATGAAAGTAAATGAAAAAGAATACAAgacaaaaggaaagaaacccAATGGTGGTTGAGAAgagtttctttctttttcctccaACAGGGTAAAAGCAGATGTTaagtaacgttgcgtaccccctgttcggcaccccccctgttcggcaccctgaaaatctaacaacgaaatgcctacttttataaactgatttaaatataaaattatcaacggacaaaaatacaatcgttttcacgcttctccggttcattaacctcttcttcatcagctaaaggttccaaattttctatatcattttcctgcaatccaataatgttctgtttgttaaccaaaagctcgtttggatccggaaccaccctcctccttttaaccggccgtattgcctccagttgtgcttccaataagctgattttttgctgggcgctagccaaaagggtatctttggcttcgaagcttttttggacttttgcaaataaaagacgtgaagtagcgttggttttgttggattgggaaagtttttgcagttgaagtcggatatctcgggtcgttttaggggttttccaaataagtaaagacgggtcgttaattttttgggctgggctttccggtgttttatccctttgcaaaccgttgtttttatcttttataacgttggcgttgctattttctaacaaaaaagggcttaaaagtggtttaaccaagtttaccggccataaccccgttgtacgccaaccagattgaatggtttttgctataaatgcttttaatctggcttgtcgataacaaagtaggaaatttcgttttccaataactgttgaacagcaaaattggctaacaaatccaagttgacgtcgataagcttcttttaacggcccaaaaaccgatagatccaatggttgaagaacgtgtgacgaatgagggggtaaatataggagttgaatattattttgcaagcaaagaagcataaattcgtccgttatatgtgatccatggccatccaaaactaataaccgcttttcaggggttaaaggttgggtatacggaataaacaccttttttaaccattcgatagccgtttggttatttgtccacccgttttcggttgcatgaaattgccaattatcgaaagggcttaaatccgtgggaaaccattgttgttgtacgttttttcccttaaatataacgaggggagggagggcaacgcccgtagccgatatacattcgattatagtcgtccaaccacgcgttccgggctcttttcgttgcaacggccggatcccgttaagccctaatactaggccattagatcctttgccttccattataccggtttcgtccatattccaacggttttcccgtttaatagcgttaataaccgggttcgtaatataaagccaccaagatttaattacctccgtagtagcgccattaacccgggcgttatctattcgacggggcctttgggttttaaggattggataacgagccaaaaaacgagttatccaacgttttccaaggccttttgtctctccggcggcttgaagaattcgttcggcaaaaaagcgtaattcttgatgcgttggcggaagccctaaagctgtttgggtaagtacccaatcagccaaatgcttttcctgttccgtggaaagcctttgaaaagggctttgtgcttttttataaggttgagaacctttaagtcgactttgaagtgtagacctaggtattccccattttcgggaggtttttgcaattggattgccattattgacgtcgttaattgcagatataagctgtttttcagtatattgcttcattggaaaatggagaattaaaatcagaaaaaagtaaatccaaaagtgacagattcatcgagatatttataatagaagttggaggataaaaataaaagtgttgttatttttgggtgccgaacagggggggtgccgaacagggggtacgcaacgttacttTTCTGCTTTGAAGCCCGGGAATATAATGTATTATTTTTAGCAAAGATGTGGGACTCGCATCAAACCGCTATTAATACCGTTGGATTCAAGTGTAAAGATGAGCTGCATGGGATTAATGGGCTATAGGAATACTTTGATTTCGAAACTTGTGGGAGGAGTAGTCGCATACAACTTAGTGCGATTTTAACTCTACTCCAACAGTCTTTCCAAACCTTTTCCAATTTGGACGCGGAGCTTGACGGTGGGCGCCGCGTCGGCATTGCTCTTGGTCATTGTACGAGCAATCATTCGGCACATGACTCCTAGAAAGGGATATGGGCTGCGCGCACAGTTCGAGGCTTTAATGTGCCCATGAAAACATAGGTGTGTAAGTTCAATCCCATTTACATTCCTGGTTGATTGTTGTCTAACCCTGTATCTTCAAGGCGATAACCTTAAATATGACTAATATTTCAAATCAAGATTCATTTTTGAAGCCGATTTGAAATTCAACACAGATCTGCCTTTTGTAACTACATGGCGCGTACGGCATAAGCCGACCCGTCAATCCCCCTTAACCTTAGTCAAGCCACCTCGGTCAAGCAGTGATTGGACTTTACAATACCTCTGCGATACAGGCCAACACCCTGCACCCAAAGAGTGCTACCGACCCCACAAATTCATGATGCGTTGTTTGGGAACGAGCCAAAGGTTATTGCTGGAAGTCGACCAAATTGCAAAGTGGTAGAAGCTTTTGTGGGCTTCATGTTCGATAAAAGTCAAGATTTCGATTGGTTTTCTCGCGACTACGAGGCCTATACCCACTGGTCCACGAGTGGTTGTCTTGTGAATACTATGTAGCTCCAAATGATGTCTGCGCTCAACTTGGGGATACTAGATGCAACCCTTCGAGGTTTAAAGTCTACTATAGTAGATTGAAAAGAGGTTCGGTAGACGCGGAAGCAGGAATCTTGGATTGAGTTTATCTTGTCACCGGGGTCTGGAGCTTGCCCAATAAATTTCGAGGAAAAATCGCAAAACCATGTTTATATTGCGAATAAGCTTATTCTTCCAATAAGATGTCGATCTGTCCCACATCGGCATTCCATTGGTACAGAGCAACAGTCAGATTCCCGACCGTCGGCTTCCAGCCCACTGCTGCTCTGCGAAATTCGGAGCCACGGGGTATATCAACCTCTATCCCCGCGccaatttctttttctcttgaaGCAAGTCTTGTCTGCAGCGACGAATAACTCCACCTAGTGATGGCGCAAGACGCCGCACGGATTGTGCAACCAAGGCCGGACGCCATGACGCTCCAAAATTGCTCCGAATCACCCTGGTTCGATGCTACTTCAAAACATGCTTGCGCGCAAATGGGGGAGAACTCACACCGAAGCAGGGCCGATATTGATAGCCGTGCGCATGATGGAGAGTATACGAGACTTACGAGTGTAGGGATCAGCAATACGAAGAATAGTCCTTGCAGGATATGACAACATCGATAGTTATCCTAGCTACCTTGTCCTATACAGTGCACTATATCCACTGCATTATTTAAGATGTGGCAGCATCCATGAACTGTATCGGAAATTTAAAAAGTTTAGAATATGCTCCCAGTCAGCTGGCCGAACTCTACCAACTCCTTGAAGCCGTCTGACCAAAGTCGGCATCATGAAGTGGACAACGGCAGCGCTGGCAGCAGTACTCTCCCTCACGGGAGAGGCCAAACCTGTGTCCAAGTCAAAGCCCAACATCATCATGATCATGACGGATGACCAGGATCTGCACCTCGACTCGACGGAGCACATGCCGACGCTTCAGAAGCTCCTGGTCCAGCGCGGCACCACCTTTAACAACCACTGGGTGACCGAAGCCCAGTGCTGTCCGAGCCGGGCCACGGTATTGAGGGGCCAGCAGGCTCACAACACCAACATCACGGCCGTGAGATATCCCGGCGGCAACTACGACAAGTGGCGGGCCTCGGAGATGGACTCGGAATACCTGCCCAAGTGGCTCAACGACGCGGGATATTCGACAAACTACATAGGCAAGTTCCTCAACGGCCACAATCTCGGCAACTACAACCCTCCTCCCAAAGCCTGGACGGAAATCGATGCCCTCATCGATCCTTACATGTACGACTTTAACCGGGCCGTGTTTTCCAAGAATGGGCAGCACCCCGTCAACTATCCGGGCTGGCATCAGACGGACATTGTCCGCATCAAGGCCGTGGAGCGCATCAAGCAGCTGGCCCAGGACGACAAGCCCTTCTTCTACTGGATCTCCCCGACGGCTCCCCACACCGTGCCGCCCATCAACGGTCCCTCGGACAACATGCCCCAGCCGCTGACTCGCCACAAGGATCTCTTCCCGGATCTGGTGCTTCCCAAGAAGGGCAACTGGAACCCGCCAGACGAGTACGCCAAGCAAAAGGTCAACTGGGTCGGCCGCACCCCACCCCTGAACGAGTCCATGCTGGCCGAGACCGAGGTGCTGTACAAGACTCGTATTCAATCCCTGCAGGGCATCGACGAGATCATCGAGGACGTGGTTGCCACGCTGGAGCAGGAGGGTATCCTGGACAACACCTACATCATCTACACCTCTGACAACGGCTTCATGATCGGCACCCACCGCATCACCGCCATGAAGTCCCTGGCGTACAAGGAGGCAGGCCAGACCCCTTTTATCGTGCGCGGGCCGGGGGTGCCCGAGGGTGTCGTGTCCAGGCTGCCGGGCACCCACACCGACATTGCCCCGACGCTGCTCGAGCTTGCGGGCGTTGATCCCGCCAGCTTTCCAAAGTTGTTTGACGGCAGGAGTCTCCTTCCGCAGTGGCGCGAGCCGACCGGCAGCGGGAACTGCAGCCAGACCAGCCCGGTACAGACCGAATGCAGCGGCGACGTGATCGGGGTGGAGTTTTGGGGCGATGCCAACTACGAGCTGCCCGCGCTCCCGTTCAACGACCCGCAAGGGCCGTATGGCGCCGTCATGTCTTCGTTCAAGGCGCTGCGGGTGGCGGGCGAGCACCGGGCATATTTGTACACCGTGTGGTGCTCGAATGAGCTGGAACTGTACAATACGCTGGTCAGTTGAGCCCTCCTACAGCCAAGAGAAGCAATTAGAAAAcaggagggaaaaaaaggaaaaaaaagaaaagaaaacagacgAGAGCAAAGCTTGCTAACAGGCACAGACCGACCCCGACGAACTCGTCAACCTCGCCCTCAACCCCGACGCCGAAACCCGCCGGCTGATGACGCGCCTCAACGCCCTCCTGCTGGTGATCAAGTCCTGCGAGGGCGACGTGTGCCGCGCCCCGTGGCAGGCCTTTGCCAACGACACGGCCCTGGCCGGCCTCCCGTCCTTCTCCACGCTCGACGCCGCGCTCGACCCGCGCCTCGACGACTACTTTGCCTCGCTGCCCGGCGTGCACTTTGACGCGTGCCTGCAGGTGCAGGTCGTGGCCAACGAGCGGCCCTTTTACCCCGAGGCCGCGGCCGAGGGCCTGGGCACGGCCTGGAGGGTCACCTTTGACGACTGGTCGTCGCCCGCCTTCCGGACCAGGGACAAGGTGCCGGCGAATGCTGTGCCCGCGGGGTCGGTGGAGCAGAGGACCGCGACGTTTGCGGATCTCCTCGCGGCGCAGCGGGACCTGACTGGCTTTGAGCTGGGTCAGTGAGGGTATTTGGGGAGATGAGTGAGAGTTTTGATATATGAATAATAAATGCATAATATATTATAACAAACAGGTCATGTAAATAGAACTCTCTAAATAAGCTGCGCAATTTAAATACGCACTTAAAATACAAGACAACTCAAAAATGCAAAATATTTTAATTCTATTACCTTTTTTCCATATATAATGTGCATACAGTGCAAATCTTATACCCATACCGCCAGAAgcggccaaaatcgacaaaCCTTCTTTAAATTAAAACACGCGATGTCCTTGGCCAATTTAATTGCCGAAAAAAACCATATAGTTGGTGAAATATATAAAGCGCTTCAATCCACCTGCACAGCAGGGGTAGGCTAAGCATTGAAATTAACAACATGGCTATAGTTCATCCACCCGTACAGCTCGTTTAAATAGCCCGTAAATGGATACGTATGTTAATGCTCTCATCGAAGGTACAAACTGCCACCAAATTGCGCGCGCGAGTTGCCACCTTTGCGATTTGCATTGCACCATATGCATTGCACTGCATATATCATACCATATGCATTGTAAAAATAAATACGCGGACGCAAAGTTTAATCGGATTTTTTATTGTATTGCAAATGCGTGCGTGCGTTGCAATTGGTGCATGCAATGCAAATGGTGCATGCAATGGTCCAAATTGAGGTATTTGCTGGTGGTGTGGATTGTGTTGTTGACAATAGCACTGTGACCGTATCCATTTACGGGCTGTTTAAGCGAATCGTACGGGTGAAATAAACATTTTTCAATCTAATGATATCCAGGAAACGGATCGACGAAACTTATGCGCAGCCATGATCGGGCCAGTACATCTACTGATTTGATTCTAACAATAGATTTCTTCTGGCATGTTGCTGGTATAGTCTTGAATTTTATGAATCGGATCTATTTTAGGCGCCTTTCttattttatatataaaGACAAGATTCTTTCTGCCCACCAACCTTGGTCTTTTTCTGCATCTGGCGTCCGCATCGCACCTCGCTTAGTACCTTGTCAttctttcgtttttttttcattattTTCTTTGTCATTCTCTTATTCGTCGTTTTCGCGTTTGTCATTCTCTCGCTCAGTCCAAGCTTCACTCTCATTTATAACCTACCAATTCAGCCAGGGCTCTACTTTCGTTcatacgtttttttttttttttttgtcttttttttcaacatGAAGGCGACCGTGCTTGCATATTTTTTCACTTTTGCCCTAGTCACTGACACCGTCGCTGCGGGACGGGTTGTACTCCCAAAGCAAGTCTTCATCGGCACCGCCGTCGATCCCCAGAGCATCTCCACAAGAGGCGGATTCCTAAGCACGGAGCCTGTCGCGACGACTTCGTCCTATGAATCTGCCAAAGAGATTGCTCTGAAGGAGAGGGATGCAATCAAGGCCTCGGATGCTTACGTCTACGTCATCAACACAGGCTTGCTCGGAGACCACCTTCAGGACATTCACAGCACCTTTAGCCGAACCGGGGGGCCCAAGAGGATTTATAAGGACCAGTGGACGTCTGATATTGGCATCAGGACGAGCTACCTCGTGAAAGTGGACGTCTTGAAGTCTAATGGACGGAAGGTGATAGTATTGCCCAAGGATATGAGCAAGCAGGAGCCTAATCATCTTTCCCTCTCTTCGCCATATTACGGACAGAGGCTCGTCTGGCCGTTGGGCTCTACAAGCCAAACTGAAAACGGGGTAGGAAGTTCGAGCGGCCATGTGGGGATCCAAATTGAGTAGGCAAAGAAAGCAGTCCTAAAACAATCCCAGACCTCCGTAGGATCTCTGCTTTTCTAGCGTCAGGGGCAAGGATGTATTGCCGTATTAGAACTAAATTAGAAAACAATACACAACCATCTCCAACCTTTCAAGTATGGACAGTAACTTACTCCAGCAGTCCCA contains:
- a CDS encoding arylsulfatase; protein product: MKWTTAALAAVLSLTGEAKPVSKSKPNIIMIMTDDQDLHLDSTEHMPTLQKLLVQRGTTFNNHWVTEAQCCPSRATVLRGQQAHNTNITAVRYPGGNYDKWRASEMDSEYLPKWLNDAGYSTNYIGKFLNGHNLGNYNPPPKAWTEIDALIDPYMYDFNRAVFSKNGQHPVNYPGWHQTDIVRIKAVERIKQLAQDDKPFFYWISPTAPHTVPPINGPSDNMPQPLTRHKDLFPDLVLPKKGNWNPPDEYAKQKVNWVGRTPPLNESMLAETEVLYKTRIQSLQGIDEIIEDVVATLEQEGILDNTYIIYTSDNGFMIGTHRITAMKSLAYKEAGQTPFIVRGPGVPEGVVSRLPGTHTDIAPTLLELAGVDPASFPKLFDGRSLLPQWREPTGSGNCSQTSPVQTECSGDVIGVEFWGDANYELPALPFNDPQGPYGAVMSSFKALRVAGEHRAYLYTVWCSNELELYNTLTDPDELVNLALNPDAETRRLMTRLNALLLVIKSCEGDVCRAPWQAFANDTALAGLPSFSTLDAALDPRLDDYFASLPGVHFDACLQVQVVANERPFYPEAAAEGLGTAWRVTFDDWSSPAFRTRDKVPANAVPAGSVEQRTATFADLLAAQRDLTGFELGQ